One region of Bdellovibrio bacteriovorus genomic DNA includes:
- a CDS encoding translocation/assembly module TamB domain-containing protein, with protein MKRAFWILITPLAGFLVLWLIGSMLIAPKLEAWALNKIQTYSDSSLPVKIRAEKLQLKLFKPSLALEGIDVEAKGELAEALKPVRVGSVRVFIDFFHLLSGRVTLSAVVVDSPDVEINIDPFLKSDAPPKELPLNALFNQLDQLPLHRLFIQNLHLKVTSKDLKLQGEIQSGDLLATNMGKHLTAKANVPQLNLDLEKIGSFQGSLDTHLYLTRQSLRIIQMGVRLDESEVLVRGELTQFHRVTIKPSGLLDVSARLHLSDLYTELKKIRPDLKLPTFSGEVNLDAEARFNGLDQLRGKADIKTRALMVDKFELGDARIQGEYRDKKISLSEIRVQHPAGEAVMTKTQMSIGQNFDFKTHVSVHDLDLQKLFISLNLNNVPVGVDLQGELPCEGHLHPSFEFTCSKASLKAQNLWVKSSLEPKATAILDINSMSAEGQVKVTTEAVTYAAGVSIGDSTGHSDGVIDFAKGFKINFKTDKLEFKNVKNLSNLKLEGSASMEGSTSGDSNAAIFDMKVNAREFTFEDFYLGNLISNLKYRSGRLIFEDVAGAIRKTQYLGDLEVNLDKNTLTGDFSIPTAELPDVASVFTRIYKFPVDVQGQGSAKASVRGPLNFWKMNYELQSAFKNVSIGPETFDTLNFNVTARDGNIHADKVTLQRAGSIVLVQGGISSSQILNLNADGKNFKLEESDTISKINSSIAGNLNFAAELTGPVKNPQVLVKGAVTDSFFEDQEIPNSNFIVRLNLDTVFTQLSLFGGKVQGEFQLPFEKGRAPLMVKMQTREWNYSTLLGLVGGANLASEYTSSLTSTVDLRSESGDIFKSSGKVHIDALELRRGTLSLKNPQAIDIVTDNGVASIRNFRLEGPNTELAIRGENFTAQNMNIAVNMNSDLRLLHIFMPFLEDLGGPIKVSTNMTGSVTKPQIMGTLNANNTYIKIKGFPHPLERLNVDVVFSQSRVMVNSIRGNIAGGTLTGDGGILINEIKDIPTTIRLRLDNVTLNVPEKVRTNGNADLVFSGRWFPFTLSGTYAVNSALVEKEFTEDSGGVAGVKQSLYLPKVIRESRFEPVLLDINILMNRNIIVKNSLLDGAVSGNLQVKGPPTNPVLLGRINAEKNSKLIFKDKIFLIQSGTIDFTDPDEINPSLYISAESRINEYDISLLAQGTAKNLTIHLNSIPPLQEQDIISLIALGVTTSAMDQNVQSREQAQQLGAEIGGAVLAKPINKTIEATGFSLAVTSEYDSTRNISVPKITLSRSLSTRVKVSGSRPVGDSQSYDLKLEYLINSNFTAVGSFESRGNEDDTTLQTTQPASQSIFGLDLEFKREFK; from the coding sequence GTGAAAAGAGCGTTTTGGATTTTAATCACGCCCCTGGCGGGCTTTTTAGTTTTGTGGCTGATCGGCTCGATGCTGATTGCGCCCAAACTGGAAGCTTGGGCGTTGAATAAGATTCAGACGTATTCAGACTCTTCGTTACCCGTCAAAATTCGTGCGGAAAAATTGCAGCTAAAACTTTTCAAACCTTCTTTAGCATTAGAAGGCATTGATGTTGAAGCCAAGGGCGAATTGGCTGAAGCCTTAAAACCAGTGCGGGTTGGCAGCGTGCGTGTTTTTATCGACTTCTTTCACCTGCTCAGTGGCCGTGTCACATTGTCGGCTGTGGTGGTCGACTCGCCGGACGTGGAAATCAACATCGATCCTTTTTTGAAAAGTGATGCTCCTCCCAAAGAGTTGCCGCTGAATGCCTTATTCAATCAGCTGGACCAATTGCCACTGCATCGCCTTTTCATTCAGAATTTGCATTTGAAGGTCACCTCGAAAGACTTAAAACTTCAAGGTGAAATTCAAAGTGGCGACCTTCTTGCCACTAACATGGGAAAACACCTGACCGCCAAGGCCAATGTTCCCCAATTAAATTTAGACCTAGAAAAAATCGGAAGCTTTCAAGGCTCTTTAGACACGCATCTTTATCTGACAAGACAAAGTCTGCGCATCATCCAAATGGGCGTACGTTTGGATGAGTCCGAAGTGCTGGTTCGTGGAGAGCTGACGCAATTTCATCGTGTGACCATCAAACCCTCAGGCCTTCTGGATGTGTCTGCCCGCCTTCACCTCAGCGATCTTTATACGGAACTAAAAAAGATCCGTCCCGATTTAAAGCTGCCAACATTCAGTGGCGAAGTGAATTTAGATGCGGAGGCTCGCTTCAACGGTTTAGATCAGTTGCGCGGCAAAGCGGACATAAAAACACGCGCCTTGATGGTGGATAAATTTGAATTGGGCGATGCGCGTATTCAAGGTGAATACCGCGATAAAAAAATCAGCCTTTCAGAGATTCGCGTTCAACATCCCGCAGGCGAAGCCGTCATGACGAAAACGCAAATGTCGATAGGTCAAAACTTTGACTTCAAGACGCATGTTTCTGTTCACGACTTGGATTTGCAAAAGTTATTTATTAGTTTGAATTTGAACAATGTTCCTGTGGGTGTAGACCTTCAAGGAGAACTTCCTTGTGAAGGCCATCTTCACCCTAGCTTTGAGTTCACCTGTTCAAAAGCTTCATTGAAAGCACAAAACCTTTGGGTGAAGTCTTCTTTAGAACCAAAAGCCACGGCGATCTTGGATATCAATTCGATGAGCGCCGAAGGTCAGGTCAAGGTCACAACAGAAGCCGTGACCTATGCCGCCGGAGTTTCTATTGGTGATAGTACAGGTCATAGTGACGGCGTCATAGATTTCGCTAAAGGCTTTAAGATCAATTTCAAAACCGACAAACTTGAATTTAAAAATGTTAAGAACCTGTCGAACCTGAAGCTGGAAGGTTCAGCAAGCATGGAAGGCTCTACATCGGGAGATTCCAACGCCGCGATCTTCGACATGAAGGTTAACGCACGCGAATTCACTTTCGAAGATTTCTATTTGGGAAATTTGATTTCGAACTTGAAGTACCGCAGTGGCCGTCTGATTTTTGAAGATGTGGCCGGAGCGATTCGAAAAACGCAATACTTGGGAGATCTTGAAGTCAATCTGGATAAGAATACATTAACCGGCGACTTCAGCATCCCAACCGCCGAACTCCCCGATGTTGCCTCGGTCTTCACGCGTATTTATAAATTTCCGGTCGATGTTCAAGGACAAGGATCGGCAAAAGCCTCTGTGCGTGGCCCTTTGAACTTCTGGAAAATGAACTACGAGCTTCAGTCGGCGTTTAAAAATGTCAGTATCGGTCCTGAAACCTTTGATACTTTGAATTTTAATGTCACGGCTCGCGACGGCAACATCCATGCGGATAAAGTCACTTTGCAGCGGGCGGGCTCCATCGTCTTAGTACAAGGCGGAATCAGCTCTTCTCAAATTCTAAATCTAAACGCGGATGGTAAGAACTTTAAACTGGAAGAGTCAGATACAATCAGCAAAATCAATTCGAGCATTGCCGGGAATCTAAACTTTGCGGCAGAACTCACCGGCCCGGTGAAGAATCCGCAAGTCTTAGTCAAAGGCGCCGTTACCGATTCCTTCTTTGAGGATCAAGAGATTCCAAACTCCAACTTCATCGTTCGATTGAATTTGGATACGGTCTTCACGCAGCTCAGCCTTTTCGGCGGTAAGGTTCAGGGTGAATTCCAACTGCCATTTGAAAAAGGGCGCGCGCCCCTGATGGTAAAAATGCAAACGCGGGAGTGGAACTATTCAACACTGCTCGGGCTGGTGGGCGGAGCCAATCTTGCCAGTGAATACACTTCATCACTGACGTCCACGGTGGATTTGCGCTCGGAAAGTGGCGATATCTTTAAGTCCAGCGGTAAAGTTCACATCGACGCTTTAGAACTGCGCCGTGGCACTTTAAGTCTTAAAAATCCCCAAGCTATCGATATCGTGACTGACAACGGTGTGGCCTCAATCCGAAACTTCCGCCTTGAAGGGCCGAATACGGAATTGGCGATTCGCGGAGAAAACTTCACCGCACAAAATATGAATATCGCCGTCAATATGAACTCAGATCTTCGCCTGTTGCATATCTTCATGCCCTTCCTTGAAGATTTAGGGGGACCGATCAAAGTTTCCACAAACATGACCGGCTCAGTGACAAAGCCACAAATCATGGGAACTCTAAATGCCAATAACACTTACATCAAAATCAAGGGCTTCCCTCACCCGCTGGAGCGCTTGAATGTGGATGTCGTGTTTTCACAAAGCCGTGTGATGGTGAATTCCATCCGTGGAAATATCGCGGGCGGCACGCTGACTGGCGACGGCGGTATTTTAATCAATGAGATCAAAGACATTCCAACGACAATTCGCCTGCGCTTAGATAACGTCACTCTGAACGTTCCTGAAAAAGTTCGCACCAATGGAAATGCCGATCTGGTTTTCTCGGGCCGTTGGTTCCCCTTCACTTTATCTGGAACTTACGCGGTGAACAGCGCCCTGGTTGAAAAAGAATTCACCGAAGATTCTGGCGGCGTAGCGGGGGTCAAACAAAGCCTTTATCTTCCGAAAGTCATCCGTGAAAGCCGCTTTGAACCGGTGTTGTTGGACATTAACATACTTATGAATCGCAACATCATCGTGAAAAACTCGCTTTTAGATGGCGCCGTCAGTGGGAACTTGCAAGTCAAGGGTCCTCCGACAAATCCGGTTCTTTTAGGTCGTATCAACGCGGAAAAAAATTCGAAGTTGATCTTTAAAGACAAGATCTTTCTAATTCAAAGCGGAACTATTGATTTCACTGATCCGGATGAAATCAATCCAAGTCTTTATATCTCGGCAGAGTCACGCATCAATGAGTATGACATCTCTTTGCTGGCTCAGGGGACGGCAAAAAATTTAACAATTCACCTCAACAGTATTCCTCCCCTTCAAGAACAAGATATTATTTCTCTGATCGCTTTAGGGGTGACGACTTCCGCCATGGATCAAAACGTTCAGTCCCGTGAGCAAGCTCAGCAATTGGGTGCAGAAATTGGCGGCGCCGTGCTGGCAAAGCCGATCAATAAAACTATTGAAGCCACGGGCTTTAGCTTAGCGGTGACTTCAGAGTACGACTCAACCCGCAATATCAGTGTGCCTAAGATCACCTTAAGCCGCAGTCTATCGACACGCGTGAAGGTGTCAGGCAGCCGTCCTGTCGGTGATTCACAATCCTATGACTTAAAACTGGAATACCTCATCAACAGCAACTTCACCGCCGTCGGCTCTTTTGAAAGCCGCGGGAATGAGGACGACACGACCTTGCAAACCACGCAACCAGCAAGCCAAAGTATTTTCGGTCTGGATCTTGAGTTCAAAAGGGAGTTTAAATAA
- a CDS encoding POTRA domain-containing protein: MLPAKTLLSLFVFILLCASQAQAKKNLRYETLPAEVQEDLVKRFPQIEKEALSLEQLDEVIRYLQLKPEFENVRILDDGNGSPYRLDFQRTRIISKVSIDGISNISESEAGSTFGVKAGDVFDQQNLIEGAEKIRQLYAERGYLNAIVDIAMPPEGADQVGVEIKVTENKQTRVRNIVLQSPNDALNRELTKHLKGFLKDPFTDATLNELQKDAREYLKEKRYVRADLTGPTTEFSSDESEVSLIYRVDKTERYTFEYEGIRLLGAREIEKALDLDNYYSASPTIGSELAQKIRNYYLSKGHARAEVRAEEHEGRDPLHRRIVFKIEEGPQIKIQAVNITGRISKRQRYYVNFIEEHSSKVVDKGLYNKEDFDTGVQNLILELQNNGYLQAKLISTRTQYNRERDAVTLHVNLDEGPLTQIEEVDFSGNKDFSDEELIGVTGLKPGALRLGQIELAIARLKEFYHDRGYIEMLLLNEKQDLVTYDETNTKASLHFKILEGPQVRVASIVLEGNTFTKDYVLLKELEFTEGDLVTPYKVQESVARLQRTGFFGTVDIRTLEEKTNVANRTVVVKVTERDPGLLTFGAGATNERKLTLRGYAGVAYRNIMGTGRGASLRLEGNYNIADLKYLEHKVVFGYLEPYLFGTRLRGRINITRSTTVTDYEIHQASEVNSTTYSVEKDFTSHVLGVWDIWSLATIRDFGIDDVYPFPEDEQNIATTGPTLDLDFRDNPFNPTKGNFTRWNAEYSAPFLGSTGTIEYWKTTLSFTHYASVFELQKQPVVWANQVRGGYIKNLSTRDDGGVPWDKKGFTLGGQSTIRGYEAGTQEVFPNRDDLGLSENEKTYYLKTEAVMYLVKSEVRFPVYGNLGGAVFYDGGYVKIQDLSFEDYYRDSAGFGIRYNTPVGPLSLEWAWKLDARPSEEPWRFHLSIGTF; this comes from the coding sequence ATGCTTCCTGCAAAGACTCTGTTGTCCCTATTCGTATTTATTCTTCTGTGTGCATCGCAGGCGCAGGCTAAAAAAAACCTTCGCTATGAGACACTGCCTGCGGAGGTACAAGAAGATCTGGTTAAAAGATTTCCGCAGATTGAAAAAGAGGCGCTAAGTCTGGAACAACTGGATGAAGTCATTCGCTATCTGCAGCTTAAGCCCGAGTTTGAAAATGTGCGCATCTTGGATGACGGCAATGGCTCCCCTTACCGTTTGGATTTTCAGCGCACGCGGATTATTTCCAAAGTCTCCATCGACGGAATTTCAAATATTTCTGAAAGTGAAGCCGGAAGCACTTTTGGTGTGAAGGCCGGCGACGTCTTTGATCAACAGAACCTGATCGAAGGGGCCGAAAAAATCCGTCAGCTTTATGCCGAGCGTGGTTACCTGAATGCCATTGTCGATATTGCGATGCCACCTGAAGGAGCCGATCAAGTCGGTGTCGAGATCAAAGTCACTGAAAACAAACAAACCCGCGTGCGTAATATCGTGCTGCAAAGCCCGAACGACGCTTTAAATCGTGAACTTACAAAACATCTTAAAGGGTTTCTCAAAGATCCTTTTACCGATGCGACTTTGAATGAACTTCAAAAAGACGCCCGAGAATACTTAAAAGAAAAGCGTTACGTGCGAGCCGATCTAACGGGACCGACCACAGAGTTCAGCTCTGACGAATCTGAAGTTTCACTCATCTATCGTGTGGATAAAACCGAGCGCTACACTTTTGAGTATGAAGGCATTCGTCTTTTAGGCGCCCGAGAAATCGAAAAGGCTTTGGATCTGGATAATTATTATTCGGCAAGTCCCACAATCGGTTCAGAGCTTGCGCAAAAGATTCGTAATTATTATCTATCTAAAGGTCATGCCCGCGCCGAAGTGCGTGCCGAAGAACACGAGGGCCGTGATCCCCTCCATCGCCGTATTGTTTTTAAAATTGAAGAAGGGCCTCAGATCAAAATCCAAGCGGTGAATATCACCGGGCGTATCAGCAAGCGCCAAAGATATTATGTGAACTTTATCGAAGAGCACAGTTCCAAAGTCGTCGATAAGGGTCTTTATAATAAAGAGGACTTCGACACCGGTGTGCAGAATCTAATTTTGGAACTGCAAAACAATGGTTACTTGCAAGCCAAATTGATTTCCACTCGCACTCAGTACAATCGAGAGCGTGACGCCGTCACTTTACATGTGAATTTGGATGAAGGACCCTTGACCCAAATTGAAGAAGTCGATTTCAGCGGGAACAAAGATTTTTCAGACGAAGAACTTATTGGTGTGACGGGCTTAAAACCCGGAGCCCTGCGCTTAGGACAAATTGAATTGGCCATCGCTCGTCTTAAAGAGTTCTATCATGATCGCGGTTACATCGAAATGCTGCTGTTAAACGAAAAGCAGGATTTAGTGACCTATGATGAAACGAACACCAAGGCCTCTTTGCACTTTAAGATTTTAGAAGGTCCGCAGGTGCGTGTAGCTTCTATCGTCCTTGAAGGAAACACCTTCACCAAGGATTACGTCCTTTTAAAAGAGCTGGAGTTCACAGAAGGCGATCTAGTCACGCCTTATAAGGTTCAAGAATCTGTCGCACGTTTACAAAGAACCGGTTTCTTTGGCACTGTCGACATTCGCACCCTGGAAGAAAAAACCAATGTCGCCAACCGCACCGTGGTTGTGAAAGTGACAGAACGTGATCCGGGCCTTTTGACTTTCGGTGCAGGTGCCACGAATGAAAGAAAGCTGACCTTGCGTGGATACGCGGGTGTCGCTTATCGCAATATCATGGGAACTGGCCGCGGAGCTTCTTTGCGCTTAGAGGGCAACTACAACATCGCAGACCTTAAGTACCTTGAGCACAAAGTGGTCTTCGGATATCTAGAGCCTTATCTTTTCGGAACACGTTTACGCGGTCGTATCAATATCACTCGTTCCACGACCGTGACGGATTACGAGATTCACCAGGCCTCTGAAGTAAACTCGACGACTTATTCCGTAGAAAAAGATTTCACGTCGCACGTTCTTGGAGTGTGGGATATCTGGTCTTTAGCGACAATCCGCGACTTCGGTATCGACGATGTCTATCCGTTCCCCGAAGATGAACAAAACATTGCGACGACGGGGCCGACACTGGATTTAGATTTCCGTGACAACCCTTTCAATCCGACCAAGGGAAACTTCACGCGCTGGAACGCCGAATACTCTGCGCCTTTCTTGGGTAGCACGGGCACGATTGAATACTGGAAGACGACCCTCAGCTTTACTCATTATGCTTCTGTTTTTGAGCTGCAAAAGCAGCCTGTTGTGTGGGCGAATCAAGTTCGTGGCGGTTACATTAAGAATCTCAGCACACGCGATGATGGCGGCGTACCTTGGGATAAAAAAGGTTTCACTCTTGGAGGCCAATCCACCATTCGTGGTTACGAAGCAGGAACTCAAGAAGTTTTCCCTAATCGTGATGACTTGGGATTATCTGAAAACGAAAAGACGTATTACCTAAAAACCGAAGCCGTGATGTATCTTGTGAAATCGGAAGTGCGCTTTCCTGTTTACGGGAATTTAGGCGGAGCTGTTTTTTATGACGGCGGTTACGTGAAGATTCAGGATTTGAGTTTTGAAGATTACTACCGTGACTCTGCAGGCTTTGGGATTCGCTATAACACGCCAGTGGGACCTTTAAGTCTGGAGTGGGCATGGAAATTAGATGCCCGCCCTAGTGAAGAGCCTTGGCGCTTCCACCTTTCAATTGGGACGTTCTAA
- a CDS encoding helix-turn-helix domain-containing protein — MRQKNMLADFLKQKRVSAGLSQRDVADKLGYSTPQFISNWERGVSHPPINALKKLGELYKVSADDLFEVTLNATIQEVTQDLRRKFAGSKAR; from the coding sequence ATGAGACAAAAAAATATGCTTGCAGACTTTCTAAAACAAAAACGTGTATCGGCAGGGCTTTCTCAAAGAGATGTGGCTGATAAATTGGGCTACTCTACACCTCAATTTATCTCTAACTGGGAACGTGGTGTTTCTCACCCACCAATCAACGCTCTAAAAAAATTGGGCGAGCTTTACAAAGTATCTGCTGACGATCTTTTCGAAGTGACTTTGAATGCGACTATTCAAGAAGTTACTCAAGATCTACGCCGCAAATTCGCGGGCAGCAAAGCACGCTAA
- a CDS encoding acyl-[acyl-carrier-protein] thioesterase, whose amino-acid sequence MFSFPSTNKDLAVTEKTQHSLWTEKYHITSLLVNPLGRLGLYGALNLLQETAWMHAENLGFGMKDMDKEGMFWVLTRQCLRMKRWPHFGENIRVQTWLRPPEGAFVSREFAFINEQDEEIGLCTTSWLALDRQTKKILPSQNLRDWNTLTHGRATGLTAEKIPVSGEYQKLAKYRVRNSDLDINQHVNNTKYAQWILDAIPYDLHKTLLLKSYSVNFLAETHLGDEVQVDMSCSSPTVETASQGSTAYRGVRVGDGKILFTALLDWEKRA is encoded by the coding sequence ATGTTTTCATTTCCATCGACGAACAAGGATTTAGCCGTGACAGAAAAGACGCAACATAGCCTCTGGACAGAAAAATATCACATTACAAGTTTGCTAGTGAACCCTCTGGGGCGACTAGGACTGTATGGAGCCCTCAATTTGCTGCAAGAGACCGCATGGATGCACGCCGAAAACTTAGGCTTCGGCATGAAGGACATGGATAAAGAAGGGATGTTTTGGGTTTTAACCCGCCAATGTTTGCGGATGAAAAGGTGGCCTCACTTCGGCGAAAATATCCGCGTACAGACGTGGCTGCGCCCACCGGAAGGGGCCTTTGTTTCCCGTGAGTTCGCATTTATTAACGAACAGGACGAGGAAATTGGCCTGTGCACCACCAGTTGGCTGGCGTTGGATCGCCAGACGAAAAAAATCCTGCCCTCTCAAAATCTACGAGATTGGAACACTCTTACCCACGGGCGCGCCACGGGTCTGACCGCCGAAAAGATTCCCGTGTCTGGCGAATACCAGAAGCTGGCAAAATACCGCGTGCGTAATTCTGACTTGGATATCAATCAACACGTCAATAACACCAAGTATGCCCAATGGATTTTAGATGCGATCCCCTATGACTTGCACAAAACTCTTTTACTGAAATCCTATTCCGTCAATTTCCTGGCAGAAACGCATTTAGGTGACGAGGTTCAGGTCGACATGAGCTGCAGCTCCCCGACGGTGGAAACGGCGTCGCAAGGTAGCACTGCGTATCGCGGTGTCCGCGTCGGCGATGGGAAAATCCTGTTTACCGCCCTTTTAGATTGGGAGAAACGCGCGTGA
- a CDS encoding DOMON-like domain-containing protein: MKKLIPFTNTAQTNLFKVAAEIEAISHDTHLLNFEIQGPVERILWPAPAVIESRQDELWKTTCLEAFLSSGNAATDSYLEINCSPNGNWNAYKFSSYRQGMVPAADVSVRLQERTGETQRVRFQIEIKGFNASEAVFHGLTAVIEFTNGEKSYWSLKHADANPNFHDKEGWESATTR, encoded by the coding sequence GTGAAAAAACTGATTCCTTTTACCAACACGGCGCAGACAAACCTTTTTAAGGTCGCAGCCGAAATTGAAGCCATCAGCCATGACACTCACCTTCTAAACTTTGAGATTCAGGGACCGGTTGAAAGAATTCTTTGGCCAGCCCCCGCCGTCATTGAATCGCGACAAGATGAGTTGTGGAAGACCACGTGCCTTGAAGCCTTTCTTTCTTCAGGCAACGCGGCAACCGACAGCTACTTAGAGATCAACTGTTCCCCCAATGGCAACTGGAATGCTTATAAGTTTAGCAGCTATCGCCAAGGCATGGTGCCAGCAGCGGATGTATCGGTACGCCTTCAAGAGCGTACTGGAGAGACTCAGCGCGTACGATTTCAAATCGAAATTAAGGGATTTAACGCTTCCGAGGCGGTCTTTCACGGCCTGACCGCAGTGATTGAGTTTACGAACGGAGAAAAAAGCTACTGGTCGCTCAAGCATGCTGACGCAAACCCGAATTTCCACGACAAAGAAGGTTGGGAAAGCGCCACGACGCGCTGA
- a CDS encoding MmgE/PrpD family protein, with translation MKKHSVRVYPSKEKLDRKDQLAWKIAEIASDNAPIKADVVDMVINRIIDNASVAIAAANRRPVASARAMAIAHPRNGGATVFGMPNDQKFDCEWAAWANGTAVRELDFHDTYLAADYSHPGDNIPAILAVAQQMGKNGKELLKGIVTGYEVHVDLVKAICLHKHKKDHIAHLCPAQAAGIGTLLSLPTETIFQAVQQAVHVSFTTRQSRKGEISSWKAYAPAHAGKLAVEAVDRVMRGEGAPSPIYEGEDSVIAYMLDGKDGKYEVPLPEPGEEKRAILETYTKEHSAEYQSQALIDLARKMKPMIKNFDDIQSIVIHTSHHTHYVIGTGANDPQKMDPNASRETLDHSIMYIFAVALQDGTWHHVNSYAPERAKRADTVALWHKISTVEDKQWTAWYHETDPDKKRFGGRVEITMKDGSKVVDELGVADAHPAGARPFKRADYIRKFDTLTEGIITKAERDRFIGLCERLESLTADEVQQLNVQIPIDKLVNNKRDNKGIF, from the coding sequence ATGAAAAAACATTCCGTACGTGTTTATCCGTCTAAAGAAAAGTTAGATCGCAAAGATCAACTTGCTTGGAAAATTGCAGAAATCGCTTCTGACAATGCTCCCATCAAAGCTGACGTTGTAGACATGGTTATCAACCGTATCATCGACAATGCCTCTGTAGCTATTGCTGCTGCGAACCGCCGCCCTGTTGCATCTGCACGTGCGATGGCGATTGCGCATCCTCGCAATGGTGGTGCGACTGTATTCGGTATGCCGAATGATCAAAAATTTGACTGTGAATGGGCGGCATGGGCGAACGGCACGGCGGTTCGTGAGTTGGATTTCCATGACACTTATTTGGCGGCTGACTACTCTCACCCCGGTGACAACATTCCGGCTATTTTGGCGGTAGCTCAACAAATGGGTAAAAACGGTAAAGAGCTTTTGAAAGGTATCGTGACTGGTTATGAAGTTCACGTTGATCTAGTAAAAGCAATCTGCCTTCACAAACACAAAAAAGACCATATTGCTCACTTGTGCCCGGCTCAAGCTGCAGGTATCGGTACTTTGTTGTCTCTTCCAACAGAAACTATTTTCCAAGCGGTTCAACAAGCGGTTCACGTGTCTTTCACGACTCGTCAATCTCGTAAAGGTGAAATCTCTTCTTGGAAAGCTTACGCTCCAGCACATGCGGGTAAATTGGCTGTTGAAGCCGTAGACCGTGTAATGCGTGGCGAAGGCGCTCCGTCTCCAATCTATGAAGGTGAAGACTCTGTGATCGCTTACATGCTTGATGGTAAAGATGGAAAATACGAAGTTCCACTTCCAGAACCAGGCGAAGAAAAACGCGCGATCCTTGAGACGTACACAAAAGAACACTCTGCGGAATACCAATCTCAAGCATTGATCGACTTGGCTCGCAAAATGAAACCAATGATCAAAAACTTCGACGACATCCAGTCCATCGTGATCCACACGTCGCACCACACGCACTACGTGATCGGTACGGGCGCGAACGATCCACAAAAAATGGATCCAAATGCATCTCGCGAAACTCTTGATCACTCGATCATGTACATCTTCGCTGTGGCTCTTCAAGACGGTACTTGGCACCACGTTAATTCGTACGCTCCAGAGCGCGCGAAACGTGCTGACACTGTGGCTTTGTGGCACAAAATTTCTACTGTCGAAGACAAACAATGGACTGCTTGGTACCACGAGACAGATCCAGATAAAAAACGCTTCGGTGGCCGCGTAGAAATCACAATGAAAGATGGTTCTAAAGTTGTTGATGAATTGGGTGTGGCTGATGCGCATCCGGCGGGTGCTCGTCCATTCAAACGCGCGGACTACATCCGTAAGTTTGACACTTTGACTGAAGGAATCATCACTAAAGCTGAGAGAGATCGCTTCATCGGTCTTTGTGAGCGTCTTGAGTCTTTGACTGCTGACGAAGTTCAACAGTTGAATGTTCAGATTCCTATCGACAAATTGGTTAACAATAAACGTGATAATAAAGGGATCTTCTAA
- the prpB gene encoding methylisocitrate lyase translates to MLFPEITPAQKRKNFREALKSGKLLQFPGSWSPLVSMAIEKEGFDGVYISGSVLSNDLGYPDIGLTSLTEVAQRGRQIARTTKLPTIIDIDTGFGEPMSATRTVQEMIEMGLAGCHIEDQINPKRCGHLDGKGLVTRDEATRKVAAAARGKKLDENFLLIARTDARAVEGLDKAIDRAKAYIDAGADCIFTEALETEKEFETFRKAVSVPLLANMTEFGKGRLYTYQELSNLGYNIVIYPVTTFRLAMGATVAGLSEIKAKGTQEGLLDKMQTRKDLYALSRYDEYNSFDTSIFNFTLK, encoded by the coding sequence ATGTTATTTCCTGAAATTACTCCCGCTCAAAAACGTAAGAATTTTCGTGAGGCTTTGAAATCGGGGAAACTTTTGCAGTTTCCGGGGTCTTGGTCGCCGCTTGTGAGTATGGCTATTGAAAAAGAAGGCTTTGATGGGGTTTATATCTCGGGGTCGGTTCTTTCTAATGATCTTGGGTATCCTGACATTGGTTTGACTTCTTTGACTGAGGTGGCTCAACGTGGGCGTCAGATTGCTCGTACGACGAAGCTTCCAACTATTATTGATATTGATACGGGCTTTGGTGAACCGATGAGTGCGACTCGCACGGTGCAAGAGATGATTGAGATGGGACTTGCGGGTTGCCATATTGAAGATCAGATCAATCCGAAGCGTTGTGGTCACTTGGATGGCAAGGGTCTTGTGACTCGTGATGAAGCGACTCGCAAGGTGGCGGCGGCCGCTCGTGGTAAGAAATTGGATGAAAACTTCCTTTTGATTGCTCGTACGGATGCTCGTGCCGTGGAAGGCTTAGATAAAGCTATTGATCGTGCGAAGGCTTACATCGATGCCGGTGCTGACTGTATTTTCACTGAGGCTTTAGAGACTGAAAAAGAATTTGAAACTTTCCGTAAGGCGGTTTCTGTTCCTCTTCTTGCGAACATGACAGAATTTGGTAAAGGTCGTTTGTACACTTACCAAGAGCTTTCAAATCTTGGTTACAACATCGTGATTTATCCTGTAACGACGTTCCGTCTGGCAATGGGTGCCACAGTAGCCGGTCTTTCTGAAATCAAAGCTAAAGGAACTCAAGAAGGTCTTTTGGACAAAATGCAAACTCGCAAAGACTTGTATGCGCTTTCTCGTTACGACGAATACAATTCTTTTGACACAAGCATCTTTAATTTCACGTTGAAATAG